The Streptomyces sp. RKAG293 genome includes a region encoding these proteins:
- the hpnC gene encoding squalene synthase HpnC, whose translation MTADAQSRAVLDKAARENFPVAPFFVPKAWRGDLMAVYGFARLVDDIGDGDLANGGRDDAARLGLPQDAAEDRIVMLDAFEDDLRKVFAGTPRHPLLLALQPTVRRHGLTPGPFEGLIEANRQDQRVRRYDTYEDLLAYCELSANPVGRLVLGITGTSTPERNRLSDAVCTALQIVEHLQDVTEDLGRDRIYLPAQDMKRFGVTEADLAAPTAGAQVRALVAFEAERARDLLNEGTPLVGSVRGRLRLLLAGFVGGGRAALKAVESAGYDVLPGPPKATRPSLLREVGSTLRRKG comes from the coding sequence GTGACCGCCGACGCGCAGTCGCGCGCCGTCCTCGACAAGGCCGCCCGCGAGAACTTCCCGGTCGCTCCGTTCTTCGTGCCGAAGGCGTGGCGCGGCGATCTGATGGCCGTCTACGGCTTCGCCCGGCTCGTCGACGACATCGGCGACGGCGATCTGGCCAACGGCGGCCGCGACGACGCCGCCCGGCTCGGCCTTCCGCAGGACGCCGCCGAGGACCGGATCGTCATGCTCGACGCGTTCGAGGACGATCTGCGGAAGGTCTTCGCCGGAACCCCCCGCCATCCGCTGCTCCTGGCGCTGCAGCCCACCGTCCGCCGGCACGGGCTGACCCCCGGCCCCTTCGAGGGTCTGATCGAGGCCAACCGCCAGGACCAGCGGGTCCGGCGCTACGACACGTACGAGGACCTGCTCGCCTACTGCGAGCTGTCCGCCAACCCGGTGGGCCGGCTCGTTCTGGGGATCACGGGCACCTCGACACCCGAGCGGAACCGGCTCTCCGACGCCGTCTGCACCGCGCTGCAGATCGTCGAGCACTTGCAGGACGTGACCGAGGACCTCGGCCGCGACCGTATCTACCTGCCGGCACAGGACATGAAACGCTTCGGAGTCACCGAAGCGGACCTCGCCGCCCCCACCGCTGGCGCACAGGTGCGCGCACTGGTGGCATTCGAAGCGGAACGCGCCCGGGACCTTCTGAATGAAGGCACCCCATTGGTGGGTAGCGTCCGTGGCAGGCTCAGGCTTCTGCTCGCCGGCTTCGTCGGCGGCGGGCGTGCCGCGCTGAAGGCGGTCGAGAGTGCGGGCTACGACGTGCTCCCGGGACCGCCGAAAGCCACCAGACCAAGCCTGCTGCGCGAAGTGGGGTCGACATTGCGAAGAAAGGGGTGA
- the hpnD gene encoding presqualene diphosphate synthase HpnD: MRRTVNGSAHTSGPVLAAYRYCESVTGHEARNFAYGIRLLPLPKRQAMSALYAFSRRVDDIGDGDLDPAVKQIRLDETRALLARIRAGEIREDDTDPVAVALTDAARRFPLPLGGLDELIDGVLMDVHGETYETWDDLAAYCRCVAGAIGRLSLGVFGTVGPGRRGTGDMERAAGYADTLGLALQLTNILRDVREDAGNGRTYLPAQDLAKFGCSEGFHTDTPPPGSDFAGLIEYEVRRARALFATGYQLLPMLDRRSGACVAAMAGIYRRLLDRIAADPEAVLRGRVSLPGHQKAYVAVRGLAGLDARRSARGRG, from the coding sequence GTGAGGCGGACCGTGAACGGTTCTGCCCACACGTCCGGGCCGGTTCTCGCCGCCTACCGTTACTGCGAGAGCGTGACCGGGCACGAGGCCCGCAACTTCGCCTACGGCATCCGCCTGCTGCCCCTCCCCAAGCGGCAGGCCATGTCGGCCCTCTATGCCTTCTCCCGCCGCGTCGACGACATCGGCGACGGCGACCTCGACCCCGCGGTCAAGCAGATCCGGCTCGACGAGACCCGGGCCCTGCTGGCCCGGATCCGCGCGGGTGAGATCCGCGAGGACGACACCGACCCGGTGGCGGTGGCGCTCACCGACGCGGCACGCCGTTTTCCGCTGCCGCTCGGCGGACTCGACGAACTGATCGACGGCGTCCTGATGGACGTGCACGGCGAGACGTACGAGACCTGGGACGACCTGGCGGCGTACTGCCGCTGCGTCGCGGGCGCCATCGGACGGCTCTCGCTGGGCGTCTTCGGCACCGTCGGTCCCGGCCGACGGGGCACCGGCGACATGGAGCGCGCCGCCGGGTACGCCGACACCCTCGGCCTCGCCCTGCAACTCACCAACATCCTGCGGGACGTCCGGGAGGACGCCGGCAACGGCCGGACCTATCTGCCCGCCCAGGACCTCGCCAAGTTCGGCTGCTCGGAGGGGTTCCACACCGACACCCCGCCGCCCGGCTCGGATTTCGCCGGCCTGATCGAGTACGAAGTACGCCGGGCCCGCGCCCTGTTCGCGACCGGCTACCAATTGCTACCTATGCTCGACCGCCGCAGCGGCGCCTGTGTGGCCGCGATGGCGGGTATCTACCGCAGACTGCTGGACCGGATCGCCGCGGATCCCGAGGCGGTGCTGCGCGGCCGGGTTTCGCTTCCGGGTCACCAGAAGGCGTACGTAGCCGTACGCGGTCTGGCCGGTCTCGACGCCCGCCGCTCGGCACGGGGGCGCGGGTGA
- the hpnE gene encoding hydroxysqualene dehydroxylase HpnE, with protein sequence MSGSEVYGRPPETAAVVVGGGLAGTTAALELADAGLRVTLIESRPRLGGLAFSFKRGELTVDNGQHVFLRCCTAYQWFVDRIAARDLVTLQDRLDVPVLDAATMRLGRLRRAALPVPLHLAASLATYPHLSLRERATVGRAALALRALDLADPALDDTDFASWLRDRGQSPRTIEALWDLVGVATLNATAANASLGLAAMVFKTGLLSEAGAADIGWAAAPLGELHDDRARKALDAAGVRIMLRSRVTGIKPAAGGGWLVDAETGPGRGEQLDAGTVVMALPQRETHGLLPEGALDDPDALLGIGTAPILNVHVVYDRQVLRQPFFAALGSPVQWVFDRTGSSGMTGPGQYLAVSQSAVEDEIDLPVAELRERYLPELERLLPAARGAGVTDFFVTRERTATFAPAPGVGRLRPGAATRAPGLYLAGAWTDTGWPATMESAVRSGLHASREALTALGLPFENDVVRAV encoded by the coding sequence ATGAGCGGATCCGAGGTGTACGGACGTCCTCCGGAGACGGCCGCGGTGGTCGTGGGCGGCGGGCTGGCCGGCACCACGGCGGCGCTGGAGCTGGCCGACGCCGGGCTCCGGGTGACGCTGATCGAATCACGTCCCCGGCTGGGCGGACTGGCGTTCTCGTTCAAGCGCGGTGAGCTGACCGTCGACAACGGGCAGCATGTCTTCCTGCGCTGCTGCACCGCCTACCAGTGGTTCGTCGACCGGATCGCGGCCCGTGACCTGGTCACCCTCCAGGACCGGCTCGACGTGCCCGTCCTGGACGCGGCGACCATGCGGCTGGGCCGGCTGCGCCGCGCCGCGCTGCCCGTGCCGCTGCACCTGGCGGCGAGCCTCGCCACGTATCCGCACCTGTCGCTCCGGGAGCGGGCCACGGTCGGCCGCGCCGCGCTGGCGCTGCGCGCCCTGGACCTGGCGGACCCGGCACTGGACGACACCGACTTCGCGAGCTGGCTGCGGGACCGGGGCCAGTCCCCGCGCACCATCGAGGCGCTGTGGGACCTGGTGGGCGTCGCGACGCTCAACGCCACCGCGGCGAACGCCTCGCTGGGGCTGGCCGCCATGGTCTTCAAGACCGGGCTGCTGTCCGAGGCCGGCGCCGCCGACATCGGCTGGGCCGCCGCGCCGCTCGGCGAGCTGCACGACGACCGGGCCCGCAAGGCCCTGGACGCGGCGGGCGTCCGGATCATGCTGCGGTCCCGGGTGACCGGCATCAAGCCGGCCGCCGGGGGCGGCTGGCTGGTCGACGCCGAGACCGGGCCGGGGCGCGGCGAGCAGCTCGACGCCGGCACCGTCGTCATGGCCCTGCCGCAGCGCGAGACCCACGGGCTGCTGCCCGAGGGCGCGCTGGACGACCCGGACGCGCTGCTGGGGATCGGCACCGCGCCGATCCTGAACGTGCACGTCGTCTACGACCGCCAGGTGCTGCGCCAGCCGTTCTTCGCCGCGCTCGGCAGCCCCGTCCAGTGGGTCTTCGACCGGACCGGGAGCTCGGGGATGACCGGTCCCGGCCAGTACCTGGCCGTCTCGCAGTCCGCCGTCGAGGACGAGATCGATCTGCCGGTCGCGGAGCTGCGGGAGCGCTATCTGCCGGAGCTGGAACGTCTGCTGCCCGCGGCCAGGGGGGCCGGTGTGACGGACTTCTTCGTCACCCGGGAGCGCACGGCGACCTTCGCCCCGGCTCCCGGTGTCGGCCGGCTGCGGCCGGGAGCGGCCACCCGCGCCCCCGGTCTGTACCTGGCCGGCGCGTGGACCGACACCGGCTGGCCCGCGACCATGGAGAGCGCCGTGCGCAGCGGACTGCACGCCTCCCGAGAAGCTTTGACCGCACTAGGCCTTCCGTTCGAGAACGATGTTGTGAGGGCCGTATGA
- a CDS encoding polyprenyl synthetase family protein, which translates to MSTASATRGVNVTAAGVLELLERGRTLSTPVLRSAVERLAPPMDTVAAYHFGWIDAAGRPADGDGGKAVRPALALLSAEAAGVPPEVGIPGAVAVELVHNFSLLHDDLMDGDEQRRHRDTVWKVHGPAQAILVGDALFALANEVLLEQCTVDAGRATRRLTVATRKLIDGQAQDISFEHRERVTVEECLEMEGNKTGALLACASSIGAVLGGASDSDADALEEYGYHLGLAFQAIDDLLGIWGDPAATGKQTWSDLRQRKKSLPVVAALAAGGSASEQLGELLAADAKNPETGAFSEEEFALRAALIEEAGGREWTSQEARRQYATAIAALDKMDMPDEIQRKLVGLADFVVVREK; encoded by the coding sequence ATGAGCACAGCCAGTGCAACCAGAGGAGTAAACGTGACCGCTGCCGGCGTCCTTGAGCTGCTGGAGCGCGGCCGCACCCTGTCCACACCGGTGCTCCGCTCGGCCGTGGAACGGCTCGCGCCACCGATGGACACCGTCGCCGCCTACCACTTCGGGTGGATCGACGCGGCCGGCCGGCCGGCCGACGGCGACGGCGGCAAGGCCGTGCGCCCCGCGCTGGCCCTGCTGTCCGCCGAGGCGGCGGGAGTGCCGCCCGAGGTCGGCATCCCCGGCGCGGTCGCCGTCGAGCTGGTCCACAACTTCTCACTGCTGCACGACGACCTGATGGACGGCGACGAGCAGCGCCGGCACCGCGACACCGTATGGAAGGTGCACGGTCCCGCCCAGGCGATCCTGGTCGGTGACGCACTGTTCGCGCTCGCCAACGAGGTGCTGCTGGAGCAGTGCACCGTGGACGCGGGCCGCGCCACCCGGCGGCTCACCGTCGCGACCCGCAAGCTGATCGACGGCCAGGCCCAGGACATCTCCTTCGAGCACCGCGAGCGGGTCACCGTCGAGGAGTGCCTGGAGATGGAGGGCAACAAGACCGGTGCCCTGCTGGCCTGCGCCTCCTCCATCGGCGCGGTGCTCGGCGGCGCGTCGGACTCCGACGCCGACGCGCTGGAGGAGTACGGCTACCACCTCGGGCTGGCCTTCCAGGCGATCGACGATCTGCTCGGCATCTGGGGTGACCCGGCCGCGACCGGCAAGCAGACCTGGAGCGATCTGCGGCAGCGCAAGAAGTCACTGCCCGTGGTCGCCGCGCTGGCGGCCGGCGGCAGCGCTTCGGAACAACTCGGGGAACTGCTGGCGGCAGATGCCAAGAATCCTGAAACAGGTGCGTTCAGTGAGGAAGAGTTCGCCCTGCGGGCGGCGTTGATCGAAGAGGCGGGAGGCCGGGAGTGGACGTCCCAGGAAGCCCGCCGGCAATACGCCACTGCAATCGCCGCGCTGGATAAAATGGACATGCCGGACGAAATTCAACGTAAGCTCGTAGGCCTGGCGGATTTTGTGGTGGTTCGCGAGAAATAA
- the shc gene encoding squalene--hopene cyclase → MTATTDGGPGAPAPQAPSASTTSAPHPVHVGGAEAAAQRAAQRAAAHLLAAQHPDGWWKGDLETNVTMDSEDLLLRQFLGIQDERTTQAAARWIRSLQRDDGSWPTFHSGPGDLSATIEAYVALRLAGDTPEAPHMASASAWVREAGGVVGARVFTRIWLALFGWWRWEDLPELPPEIIYLPKWFPLNIYAFGCWARQTIVPLTVVAAHRPVRPAHFGISELHKDPAQPNPPRPPAPLASWDGLFQRLDRALHLYRRVGVRPLRRTALKACARWIIDRQEDDGCWGGIQPPAVYSVIALHLLGYELDHPVVRAGLDSLDRFAVWPDEDTRMIEACQSPVWDTCLATIALADAGVATDHPALVKAVDWMLDEQITKPGDWSVQRPGLQPGGWAFEFHNDNYPDIDDTAEVVLALLRVQHPDPGRVDAAVEKAVRWNIGMQSKNGAWGAFDADNTSAFPNRLPFCDFGEVIDPPSADVTAHVVEMLASLGLEDDTHTRRGIDWLLAEQEDNGAWFGRWGVNYIYGTGSAVPALVAAGLPVTHPAVRRAVSWLQSVQNQDGGWGEDLRSYSDHEWIGRGVSTASQTAWALLALLSAGERDSAAVERGVRWLVDTQKADGSWDEPYFTGTGFPRDFSINYHLYRMVFPLTALGRYARDEPLGVIGNVTKGKAAG, encoded by the coding sequence ATGACAGCGACGACCGACGGCGGTCCGGGGGCCCCAGCCCCCCAGGCACCTTCGGCCAGCACCACCTCGGCACCGCACCCCGTACACGTCGGTGGTGCCGAGGCGGCGGCGCAGCGTGCCGCGCAACGCGCCGCCGCCCATCTCCTGGCGGCCCAGCATCCCGACGGGTGGTGGAAGGGCGACCTCGAGACCAACGTGACCATGGACTCCGAGGATCTGCTGCTCCGTCAGTTCCTCGGCATCCAGGACGAGCGGACCACCCAGGCCGCCGCCCGCTGGATCCGCTCGCTGCAGCGCGACGACGGGTCCTGGCCCACCTTCCACAGCGGGCCGGGGGACCTGTCCGCGACGATCGAGGCGTATGTCGCGCTGCGGCTGGCGGGCGACACGCCGGAGGCGCCGCACATGGCGAGCGCCTCGGCGTGGGTGCGCGAGGCCGGCGGTGTCGTCGGGGCCCGGGTCTTCACCAGGATCTGGCTGGCCCTGTTCGGCTGGTGGCGGTGGGAGGACCTCCCCGAGCTGCCGCCGGAGATCATCTACCTCCCCAAGTGGTTCCCGCTCAACATCTACGCCTTCGGCTGCTGGGCCCGGCAGACCATCGTCCCGCTCACCGTCGTCGCCGCCCACCGGCCGGTCCGGCCGGCGCACTTCGGGATCAGCGAACTGCACAAGGACCCGGCGCAGCCCAATCCGCCGCGCCCGCCCGCACCGCTCGCCAGCTGGGACGGGCTCTTCCAGCGGCTGGACCGGGCCCTGCACCTGTACCGCAGGGTCGGCGTCCGACCGCTGCGCCGTACCGCGCTCAAGGCCTGCGCGCGCTGGATCATCGATCGCCAGGAGGACGACGGCTGCTGGGGCGGGATCCAGCCGCCCGCCGTGTACTCGGTCATCGCCCTGCATCTGCTCGGCTATGAACTCGACCATCCGGTGGTGCGTGCCGGGCTCGACTCGCTGGATCGTTTCGCCGTGTGGCCGGACGAGGACACCCGGATGATCGAGGCCTGTCAGTCCCCGGTCTGGGACACCTGCCTCGCCACCATCGCGCTGGCCGACGCCGGGGTGGCGACCGACCACCCGGCGCTGGTCAAGGCGGTCGACTGGATGCTCGACGAGCAGATCACCAAGCCGGGCGACTGGTCGGTCCAGCGGCCGGGGCTGCAGCCGGGCGGGTGGGCGTTCGAGTTCCACAACGACAACTACCCGGACATCGACGACACCGCCGAGGTCGTGCTGGCCCTGCTGCGGGTCCAGCACCCCGATCCGGGACGGGTCGACGCCGCCGTGGAGAAGGCCGTCCGCTGGAACATCGGCATGCAGTCGAAGAACGGCGCGTGGGGTGCCTTCGACGCCGACAACACCAGCGCGTTCCCCAACCGGCTGCCGTTCTGCGACTTCGGTGAGGTCATCGACCCGCCGTCCGCCGATGTCACCGCGCACGTGGTGGAGATGCTCGCCTCGCTCGGCCTGGAGGACGACACCCACACCCGGCGCGGCATCGACTGGCTGCTGGCCGAACAGGAGGACAACGGAGCCTGGTTCGGCCGCTGGGGCGTCAACTACATCTACGGCACCGGCTCGGCGGTGCCCGCGCTGGTGGCCGCCGGCCTCCCGGTGACCCACCCCGCCGTCCGACGGGCCGTCAGCTGGCTGCAGAGCGTGCAGAACCAGGACGGCGGCTGGGGCGAGGACCTGCGCTCCTACTCCGACCACGAGTGGATCGGCCGCGGTGTCTCGACCGCCTCGCAGACCGCCTGGGCGCTGCTCGCCCTGCTGTCGGCGGGCGAGCGCGACAGTGCGGCGGTGGAGCGCGGGGTGCGCTGGCTCGTCGACACCCAGAAGGCCGACGGCTCCTGGGACGAGCCGTACTTCACCGGGACCGGGTTCCCCCGGGACTTCTCGATCAACTACCACCTGTACCGGATGGTCTTCCCGCTCACCGCGCTCGGGCGCTACGCCCGCGATGAACCGCTGGGAGTCATCGGCAACGTGACGAAGGGGAAGGCGGCCGGATGA
- a CDS encoding 1-hydroxy-2-methyl-2-butenyl 4-diphosphate reductase, giving the protein MTALLVVCALGVERFALRGGDRTGAAGPVALLRTGMGPQAAGRAVTEALRAPELRDAAVLATGFCAGLSPGMRPGDLVVSDETHGAGQLAAALEAAGHTVHTGRLAGSDHVVRGAERSVLRSTGAIAVDMESTAILHAALAHGPRPVAAVRVVVDTPEHELLRVGTLRTGITAFRVLRAILPAFFEWHRTTAVLSWR; this is encoded by the coding sequence ATGACGGCTCTGCTCGTCGTCTGCGCCCTCGGCGTCGAACGGTTCGCCCTGCGGGGCGGGGACCGGACCGGCGCCGCGGGGCCCGTCGCCCTGCTGCGCACCGGCATGGGACCGCAGGCCGCCGGCCGGGCCGTCACCGAAGCACTGCGCGCCCCGGAACTGCGGGACGCGGCGGTGCTCGCCACCGGATTCTGCGCCGGGCTCAGCCCCGGCATGCGCCCCGGCGACCTGGTGGTCTCGGACGAGACCCACGGGGCCGGACAACTGGCCGCCGCACTCGAAGCGGCGGGGCACACCGTTCACACCGGACGCCTGGCCGGGTCCGACCATGTCGTACGGGGCGCGGAACGCTCCGTTCTGCGGTCGACAGGAGCGATCGCGGTCGATATGGAATCCACCGCAATACTCCATGCCGCCCTGGCGCACGGACCGCGGCCTGTCGCCGCCGTCCGCGTTGTTGTCGACACTCCCGAGCATGAATTGCTCCGTGTCGGCACGCTGCGCACCGGAATTACCGCATTCCGCGTGCTAAGGGCTATTCTTCCTGCCTTTTTCGAATGGCACCGTACTACCGCTGTGCTCTCCTGGAGGTGA
- the hpnH gene encoding adenosyl-hopene transferase HpnH, with product MAMPLRQSIRVGTYLMEQKLRRRDKFPLIVELEPLFACNLACEGCGKIQHPAGVLKQRMPVAQAVGAVLESGAPMVSIAGGEPLMHPQIHEIVRQLVAKRKYVFLCTNALLMRKKMDNFTPSPYFAFTVHIDGLKERHDESVAKEGVFEEAVEAIKEAKKRGFRVTTNSTFFNTDTPQSIIEVLDYLNDDLKVDEMMISPAYAYEKAPDQEHFLGVEQTRELFKKSFANGNRRKWRLNHSPLFLDFLEGKVDFPCTAWGIPNYSLFGWQRPCYLMSDGYVPTYRELVEETDWDKYGRGKDPRCSNCMAHCGYEPTAVLATMGSLKESLRAARETVAGNRGK from the coding sequence ATGGCTATGCCGCTCCGCCAGTCCATCCGGGTCGGAACGTACCTCATGGAACAGAAGCTCCGACGCCGTGACAAGTTCCCCTTGATCGTGGAACTGGAGCCGCTGTTCGCCTGCAACCTGGCCTGCGAGGGCTGTGGAAAGATCCAGCACCCGGCGGGAGTCCTCAAGCAGCGCATGCCGGTCGCCCAGGCGGTCGGCGCGGTGCTCGAGTCCGGCGCCCCGATGGTGTCCATCGCCGGTGGCGAGCCCCTGATGCACCCCCAGATCCACGAGATCGTGCGCCAGTTGGTGGCCAAGCGGAAGTACGTCTTCCTCTGCACCAACGCGCTGCTGATGCGCAAGAAGATGGACAACTTCACGCCGTCCCCGTACTTCGCCTTCACCGTGCACATCGACGGGCTGAAGGAGCGGCACGACGAGTCGGTCGCCAAGGAGGGCGTCTTCGAGGAAGCGGTCGAGGCGATCAAGGAGGCCAAGAAGCGCGGCTTCCGGGTCACCACCAACTCGACCTTCTTCAACACCGACACCCCGCAGAGCATCATCGAGGTCCTCGACTACCTCAATGACGATCTGAAGGTCGACGAGATGATGATCTCGCCCGCCTACGCCTACGAGAAGGCACCCGACCAGGAGCACTTCCTCGGCGTCGAGCAGACCAGGGAGCTGTTCAAGAAGTCCTTCGCGAACGGCAACCGCCGGAAGTGGCGGCTCAACCACAGCCCGCTCTTCCTGGACTTCCTGGAAGGCAAGGTGGACTTCCCGTGCACCGCCTGGGGCATCCCCAACTACTCGCTCTTCGGCTGGCAGCGCCCCTGCTACCTGATGAGTGACGGGTATGTGCCGACGTACCGGGAGCTCGTCGAGGAGACCGACTGGGACAAGTACGGTCGCGGCAAGGACCCGCGCTGCTCCAACTGCATGGCGCACTGCGGCTACGAGCCGACCGCCGTACTCGCGACGATGGGCTCCCTGAAGGAGTCGCTCCGTGCCGCCCGCGAGACGGTGGCAGGAAACCGCGGGAAGTGA
- the dxs gene encoding 1-deoxy-D-xylulose-5-phosphate synthase, translated as MSILENIRGPRDLKALPESRLDELAADIRHFLVQAVARTGGHLGPNLGVVELTIALHRVFDSPADRVLWDTGHQSYVHKLLTGRQDFSKLRGKGGLSGYPSRAESEHDVIENSHASTVLGWADGLAKANQVLGRPDHVVAVIGDGALTGGMAWEALNNIAAAKDRPLIIVVNDNERSYGPTIGGLANHLATLRTTDGYERFLAWGKDLLQRTPVVGQPLYESLHGAKKGFKDAFAPQGMFEDLGLKYVGPIDGHDIAAVESALRRAARFHGPVLVHCLTQKGRGYAAAEQDEADRFHTVGAMNPLTCEPLAPSSGPSWTSVFGAEMLRIGAERPDVVAITAAMLQPVGLGAFAAAFPQRVYDVGIAEQHAAVSAAGLATGGLHPVVAVYATFLNRAFDQVLMDVALHKCGVTFVLDRAGVTGVDGASHNGMWDMSILQVVPGLRIAAPRDADQLCAQLREAVDVDDAPTVVRFPKETVGAAVPSLERIGGLDVLRRGLRQDVLLVSVGALAGTCLAVADLLDERGLGVTVVDPRWVKPVDAALPPLAAGFRMVAVVEDNSRTGGVGSAVAQALRDADVDVPLRDFGIPQDFLAHAKRGEVLADIGLTPAEIAGRISATLARRNGAGDVRDAIKELAPDDTV; from the coding sequence GTGTCGATACTGGAGAACATCCGGGGCCCGCGCGACCTGAAGGCACTGCCCGAATCCCGGCTCGACGAACTCGCCGCCGATATCCGCCACTTCCTCGTACAGGCGGTGGCCAGGACCGGCGGCCATCTCGGACCCAACCTGGGCGTGGTCGAGCTGACCATCGCCCTGCACCGGGTCTTCGACTCGCCCGCCGACCGCGTCCTGTGGGACACCGGTCACCAGTCCTACGTCCACAAGCTGCTCACCGGGCGGCAGGACTTCTCGAAGCTGCGCGGCAAGGGCGGCCTGTCCGGCTATCCGTCGCGCGCCGAGTCCGAGCACGACGTCATCGAGAACAGCCACGCCTCGACGGTGCTGGGCTGGGCCGACGGCCTCGCCAAGGCCAACCAGGTGCTGGGCCGGCCCGACCATGTGGTCGCGGTCATCGGTGACGGCGCGCTGACCGGCGGGATGGCCTGGGAGGCGCTGAACAACATCGCCGCGGCCAAGGACCGGCCGCTGATCATCGTCGTCAACGACAACGAGCGCTCCTACGGGCCGACGATCGGCGGCCTCGCCAACCATCTGGCGACGCTGCGCACCACCGACGGCTACGAGCGCTTCCTCGCCTGGGGCAAGGACCTGCTGCAGCGGACCCCGGTGGTGGGCCAGCCGCTCTACGAGTCCCTGCACGGCGCGAAGAAGGGCTTCAAGGACGCCTTCGCCCCGCAGGGCATGTTCGAGGACCTGGGGCTGAAGTACGTCGGACCGATCGACGGGCACGACATCGCGGCCGTCGAGTCCGCGCTGCGCCGCGCCGCACGCTTCCACGGGCCGGTGCTCGTGCACTGCCTGACCCAGAAGGGCCGCGGCTACGCGGCGGCGGAGCAGGACGAGGCCGACCGCTTCCACACCGTCGGCGCCATGAACCCGCTCACCTGCGAGCCGCTCGCGCCGTCCAGCGGCCCCTCGTGGACCTCGGTCTTCGGCGCCGAGATGCTGCGGATCGGCGCGGAGCGCCCGGACGTCGTCGCCATCACCGCGGCCATGCTGCAACCCGTCGGGCTCGGCGCGTTCGCCGCCGCGTTCCCGCAGCGGGTCTACGACGTCGGCATCGCCGAGCAGCATGCCGCCGTCTCGGCGGCGGGCCTGGCCACCGGCGGCCTGCACCCGGTGGTCGCCGTGTACGCGACGTTCCTGAACCGGGCGTTCGACCAGGTGCTGATGGATGTGGCGCTGCACAAGTGCGGTGTGACGTTCGTGCTGGACCGGGCGGGCGTCACCGGCGTGGACGGCGCCTCGCACAACGGCATGTGGGACATGTCGATCCTCCAGGTCGTCCCCGGGCTGCGGATCGCCGCGCCGCGCGACGCCGACCAGCTGTGCGCCCAGCTGCGTGAGGCCGTGGACGTCGATGACGCGCCCACCGTCGTCCGGTTCCCCAAGGAGACGGTCGGTGCGGCGGTGCCGTCCCTGGAGCGGATCGGCGGCCTCGACGTCCTGCGCCGCGGCCTTCGCCAGGACGTGCTGCTGGTATCGGTCGGGGCGCTCGCCGGCACCTGCCTGGCGGTCGCGGACCTGCTGGACGAGCGCGGCCTCGGCGTCACGGTCGTCGACCCCCGCTGGGTCAAACCGGTCGACGCCGCGCTGCCACCGCTCGCCGCCGGGTTCCGCATGGTGGCGGTCGTCGAGGACAACAGCCGTACCGGCGGCGTCGGTTCGGCCGTCGCGCAGGCGCTGCGGGACGCGGACGTCGACGTACCGCTGCGCGACTTCGGCATCCCGCAGGACTTCCTGGCCCATGCCAAGCGCGGCGAAGTGCTCGCCGACATCGGACTCACCCCGGCCGAGATCGCCGGCCGGATCAGCGCCACGCTCGCCCGCCGCAACGGGGCCGGCGACGTGCGAGACGCAATCAAGGAGCTGGCACCCGATGACACCGTCTGA